Part of the Syngnathus typhle isolate RoL2023-S1 ecotype Sweden unplaced genomic scaffold, RoL_Styp_1.0 HiC_scaffold_27, whole genome shotgun sequence genome, gaaagcccaactatctattcgcaggtgatggcggccagcatggcaaaatttgtcccgccaaagggaagtcagattttgctctatgttgatgacattttgattgcttctcctgattttgattcttgtcagacggacacacttgcagtgttacatcacttggcgaaggaaggccacaaggtcagcaaaaacaagctccaactgtggtccgaggaaattaaatatttaggacacaatcttagttcccaaggtcgaactataattgagagcaggaaagtttccattttgcaggcccctaaaccactcactaagaaacaaatgatgtcttttctgggtcttgctggttattgcaggagctgggtgcctgattatgcccaaattgtcgctcctctgtccaaattaatgtatgttgaggacatctcgatgtccactccactaaaatggactcctgaggcggaggatgcatttgtgttgatcaagcaggcattggtctctagctccactctagccttgcccaattatgacaaaccgtttgtccagactgttgattgcaaaggtcattatatgacctctgttttgatgcaatcgcatggcttgaaacttcgccctattgccttttattcttctaaattggatagtgttgcttgcgctctcccaccatgtgtgagggccgtggtggcggcctccatggctgtggaaagcagcgccagcgttgtgttgtttcatcctttaacgctgaaagttccgcatgcagtgtcagctcttttgctacaaacaaacatgacctttttgtcgcctgcacgtcacttgtcgtgcatggctactttgctttcccaaccgcatctgaccgttgagaggtacacacccttgtctgacggtcacgtggtttttgttgatggatcttcgaagaaaaatgctcttggcgtgaccctctctggttacgctgtcgttaacgtaacacgtggattcatttgtcacactgtaaaaaggtgatctccgcagacccaacctaagtacggaaggtgtgcaagtctggtaatagtgcctgattctggtgccaagatccagggttgacacgaaagccagcAGAAGCATTCCAagccaccaacccgaagctcagggagttgactctgaggagatctaaaactaggtgttaaaatgccgttggaacaatgtcttgcgaaggtgcgggatggttgcaaaccttgggaagcattcatttggatttttgtcatttttggtttCACTGTAGTTGGGACAGTGTGCTATATGCGCATCGGCCCTGTTTTTATAAAACACACGACTCCAGACAGTTCACCTGGAGTTTCCGCTGTTTCTGATTCACCTGATGTTTTTACTATTTctgattatgagttttacaaacTTTGTTCGACGGATAACGATCCTAGGCTCAGACGCGGTAGTTCCGTTGATTCCCGATATTGTCCATGGGATGATGTTGCCTCGCGTAGACATAGGCGTGAGGTCTCGTCCATTAGGCGTGAAGTCTCGTCCACCTTTAAACACTGCACGCCTGCTCTCGTTCACGACGGTATTTCCTGCGTGCCATGGCGCATAGCCAACGCGTACCTACATTCATTGGCGTTCACCGTGGCCCCAAACACGGCTTCCACTATCACCGTGCccttgaagagtttgaaagGTACCCGACAAGGCTGGCTcactacgggtgacaaatggcctgggtattggtggtatttgactgTCAATCCAGACATTTCGGACTGGAGCGCCTTCATCACCTCGCAGGTACCAGGTTACTGGCCTCCTGGCTCCAGTGAagaagctgtgttttttgctaaacGTATCACTTTGAAGAACCAAGGCTCAAGCCTTCTTTTGACCGTTACACTCCCTGATGACACGGTTCGGCCCCCTCACGCTACCCTGCtcaatacttcctgttggggttttcagttgtgggcttggtcctctgggaagGATCCTCAGTTTCCTATTGTCCTTTGCGTTAACAAAACTATGCGGGGCGCTGACAGTCCCGTGTTGAGCGACTTTTCCAAAACATCTGGGGCAGTGATTACGAGCGTGGCCCTCACCGATGTAGacagtcactttgtggcctccacaggtatgagtggccagactaacaattggctcctcatggccgagcaagctgctaatgtgactaacaccagttgcgttgtgtgtatgggcCCACGGCCCCTCTTGAGAATCATTCCCGCGAGTGTGGCTCCTGAGTGTgcgatttttgtgatgtctaccccttccattccgtctgctcatccttgctccagttgggacaaggtctatcccgtttcctccttggcaaagtccaaaccccttttttccactgatgttgctaaaggtaatttcacgtgcatcaagttgcccggtaccggcgcaagcctaggcgttttgtcagctcctttgtgcacttccctgttctatggcgctgcctttttctcacccatcgctcgtagtgatatttggttttggtgcaacactgacacactttatgatagtctcccttttaatagctctggtacttgcgctttggtgacccttttgcttcccgttttATTAATGCCCGCATCTACTCATGAGCTAGacgtttttattgattcttttgtgccccgaccctggtcgagggctaagcggagtgccgagtggcaaggcgcggcggatccgacctatatagatgccattggagttcccagaggagtgccggatgagtataagctggtgaaccagatagcagctggtttcgaatcctccatttgttggtggtgcacccttaacaaaaatgttgacaggatcaattacatccactacaacgtgcagaggcttggaaattggaccgaggcgggcttcagagcggtccactcccagctggccgcgacttccctcatggctttccagaaccggatggcccttgacatgctactcgctaaggagggcggtgtctgcgccatgttcggtgagcaatgctgcacttttatcccaaataacactgcagccggcggaagcctgtccctggcccttgagggtttgaggaccttgaatgggaagatgaaggaccacagtggtgtgaacacggaggtttggaacagctggctgaatgtgttcggcaagtaccgcaccctggtttcctcggtccttgtctcccttgccgttttttctgctgttttgaccttgtgtggatgttgttgcattccgtgtctccggtccctaattaataaattgattacgACCGCTATCTCTCCGCCGGCTGacgcttttccgttgctccctgaggacgactttgagctcccacGGCCCCCGAGTTGTCATCTTCGCATTGACTCCATTGATGAggcccccgctgtggacctgtccgacctttttcctgagtccgacgttgtctgattggcttcggtcgcctcccgggtgtaaatttgttcttatgacgtatgatcctgcggctgaaaatcttttgaagtagcctttgggtgatttgagggtctctgagaacttatgataaacaggggggaattgttggaaaattgtatatatatgttatcatgcgttctctttcagtttctatattactatattacagtaaatgatgtctcgttagatctaccgttagattagatctgcgtacgtgcgttcgttgttctgctttgctgttcttatgtccaccacagaataccacatcagccaaggtgtgaggtcttgtctcggtcagcgagagacagcagcaacgacattgtgtcagccttcctcaagtggctgactcggcacctcacaccctcaagaaatggagcgctgggagcgcccctggtccttgctgataagactgcttgaacccattgaacttgatgaactctgtttgctctttcctatgtcgccacattagcataacgtttgcagtaatctacacacaccagaagtttcctgcgcttaccaaaagcagaaaccgtttgcgcttccccctacccttatttggtttctgctacacatgtgatgaggaaaattccccaaataaagagagcaaggatgcagacagactttagtgtaggttgggcattgtaagctgtctgtactgcactccttgcgcaagctacgactcaatattctgcctcacttgtggtctgtccgttggtgcgtttctcttaacatttattcactctgtctgtaaaaacctaacagttTTAACGAAGAGAtcatctgggagttgaaccctggacctctcacacccaaagcaagattcatacccctagaccaccggtgtcaaactcgaggcccggaggccagttatggcccaccgtatcattttctgtggcccgcaaCAACAAATTGTGCAATtgtacaagtacggcaggcaggttctgcttgacatcggcaaaagcgagttttgtcggtttttggactttgatgcgggaacatcaaaggagctcggactgctacgtcctgaagcgtcgccgggctcgtctgctattcctcccccggttgggaagcgtcgaaagcggtgtgcgaggaggctgaagaggggcaaacgcgggggcgtccgggccaggctggcggccagccctgctcgcccggccgtgccttccattcttctggcgaatgttcgatcgctggacaacaaaatggattacattcgcctgctgcaatctacaaaccggacagtgcgggactgctgtgtgctcgtgttcactgagacttggttgactgtcaacattccggactctgccgtacatctggagcggctagcgtgctatcgggcggatcgggccattgtacaaggggggaaatcttgtggaggtggaatatgcgtctacatccgtgacgaatggtgccgggactctgtagtggtatgcaagcactgctcgccactggcggagttcgtgatcattaagtgccgtcctttttacctgccaagggaatttaccgcgattctgctagtcgcggtttacatcccgccttccaacatcgaaggcgacagggtcacggctcttagtgaactgtaccaggctgtcagtgaacaagagacagcgcaccctgacggtttcaccatcttcgctggggattttaatcatgctaacctgatgtctgtttttccgaggcttcaccagcatgttaattttcctacgcgtggcgacagcttcctggaccgggtctactcttcgcataaaggagctttcaaagccgcccccctcccccatcttggactttctgaccatatcactgttatgcttttgcccgcatacagacaaatggtgagagcgtccaggccggttcgcaagcaggtacgggtgtggcctgagggtgcctctgatgcactgcgtgactgctttggctgtactgactggaacatgtttaggaggggtgccacttgcgacgatcggacagacattggggagtatactgactctgtttcctcctacatcaggaagtgtattgatgatgtgactctctcaaaatccatcgtcactcgggctaatcggaagccatggctgacaggggctgtcttcaggctgctgagggccagggacatagcctttagagcaggggatgaggctg contains:
- the LOC133147030 gene encoding uncharacterized protein LOC133147030 isoform X1: MVQDLQAVNSAVIQRAPCVPDPHTLLNSLTPDAKIFSVIDISNAFFSVPVAEESQFWFAFTYAGSRYTFTRLPQGYCESPTIYSQVPGYWPPGSSEEAVFFAKRITLKNQGSSLLLTVTLPDDTVRPPHATLLNTSCWGFQLWAWSSGKDPQFPIVLCVNKTMRGADSPVLSDFSKTSGAVITSVALTDVDSHFVASTGMSGQTNNWLLMAEQAANVTNTSCVVCMGPRPLLRIIPASVAPECAIFVMSTPSIPSAHPCSSWDKVYPVSSLAKSKPLFSTDVAKGNFTCIKLPGTGASLGVLSAPLCTSLFYGAAFFSPIARSDIWFWCNTDTLYDSLPFNSSGTCALVTLLLPVLLMPASTHELDVFIDSFVPRPWSRAKRSAEWQGAADPTYIDAIGVPRGVPDEYKLVNQIAAGFESSICWWCTLNKNVDRINYIHYNVQRLGNWTEAGFRAVHSQLAATSLMAFQNRMALDMLLAKEGGVCAMFGEQCCTFIPNNTAAGGSLSLALEGLRTLNGKMKDHSGVNTEVWNSWLNVFGKYRTLVSSVLVSLAVFSAVLTLCGCCCIPCLRSLINKLITTAISPPADAFPLLPEDDFELPRPPSCHLRIDSIDEAPAVDLSDLFPESDVV
- the LOC133147030 gene encoding uncharacterized protein LOC133147030 isoform X2, which encodes MPLEQCLAKVRDGCKPWEAFIWIFVIFGFTVVGTVCYMRIGPVFIKHTTPDSSPGVSAVSDSPDVFTISDYEFYKLCSTDNDPRLRRGSSVDSRYCPWDDVASRRHRREVSSIRREVSSTFKHCTPALVHDGISCVPWRIANAYLHSLAFTVAPNTASTITVPLKSLKGTRQGWLTTGDKWPGYWWYLTVNPDISDWSAFITSQVPGYWPPGSSEEAVFFAKRITLKNQGSSLLLTVTLPDDTVRPPHATLLNTSCWGFQLWAWSSGKDPQFPIVLCVNKTMRGADSPVLSDFSKTSGAVITSVALTDVDSHFVASTGMSGQTNNWLLMAEQAANVTNTSCVVCMGPRPLLRIIPASVAPECAIFVMSTPSIPSAHPCSSWDKVYPVSSLAKSKPLFSTDVAKGNFTCIKLPGTGASLGVLSAPLCTSLFYGAAFFSPIARSDIWFWCNTDTLYDSLPFNSSGTCALVTLLLPVLLMPASTHELDVFIDSFVPRPWSRAKRSAEWQGAADPTYIDAIGVPRGVPDEYKLVNQIAAGFESSICWWCTLNKNVDRINYIHYNVQRLGNWTEAGFRAVHSQLAATSLMAFQNRMALDMLLAKEGGVCAMFGRL